A stretch of Deltaproteobacteria bacterium DNA encodes these proteins:
- the recN gene encoding DNA repair protein RecN, with amino-acid sequence MLNFLSIKNLAIIDSLEIQFQEGLTILSGETGAGKSIVLQAISLLLGEKSSSDYVRSGEEECLIQAVFEFPENSSLATSFGEELRIKRSIHRNGKTRVWLNEELSSVSQLQKISSDLVEYISQHESSRLFDENYAREILDAEGGYAETLLAYQEIFRAYQSAQEELEQLKKKFLDFQQKQDFYKFQLKELEEARLKSGEEEELLQKRKLLQHGSKMAEALQSADGLLYSGKASAIENLAKAKTALLKITGIDNKLDKKISQLQNLSTEFEDLVRDLSLYASHIEYDDTALTRLEDRLEQLSRLKKKYASEIDVLILKQEELKGLLTHLENQEDLTIELKKKIVLLKKDLLQKAKELSAVRLKAAEKFSKIVQNQLQDLALPKASFVLRVVPWAGAWEGEELEKKISIHGADQIDFTFAPNVGEEAKKLSDIASGGELSRVILALRTVLQKARLCGTFIFDEIDSGMSGTAAEVVGKKIFSLSQKTQVICVTHLPQVASLGPQHYFLYKIEKAGRTYTQLKILEGKPREEEIARMFAGQKITAEALAHAQKLLNPVA; translated from the coding sequence ATGCTCAACTTTTTGTCCATTAAAAACTTGGCGATTATTGACAGCCTTGAGATCCAATTTCAAGAGGGGCTCACTATTTTGTCCGGCGAAACCGGGGCAGGGAAGTCTATCGTCTTGCAGGCCATTTCCTTGCTTTTGGGTGAAAAGTCCTCGAGTGATTATGTGCGCAGTGGAGAAGAAGAGTGTCTCATTCAAGCGGTCTTTGAGTTTCCTGAAAACTCATCCTTAGCCACTTCTTTTGGAGAAGAACTGCGCATCAAACGCAGTATTCATCGCAATGGGAAAACCCGGGTCTGGCTTAATGAGGAGCTGTCTTCAGTCTCCCAGCTCCAAAAAATTTCTTCCGATTTGGTGGAGTATATTTCTCAACACGAGTCCAGTCGCCTGTTCGATGAAAATTATGCCCGTGAAATTCTGGATGCCGAAGGCGGCTATGCAGAAACACTGCTGGCTTATCAGGAAATTTTTCGAGCCTATCAAAGTGCCCAGGAAGAATTGGAACAGCTCAAAAAGAAATTTCTGGATTTTCAGCAAAAGCAGGATTTTTACAAATTTCAGTTGAAAGAATTGGAAGAGGCCCGGCTTAAATCGGGTGAGGAAGAAGAACTGCTGCAGAAACGAAAACTGCTACAGCACGGCTCCAAAATGGCCGAAGCCTTGCAAAGCGCGGATGGTCTGCTTTACTCCGGAAAGGCCTCTGCGATTGAGAACCTCGCCAAGGCAAAGACAGCACTGCTCAAAATTACGGGCATAGATAATAAGCTGGATAAAAAAATCAGCCAGCTTCAAAATTTAAGTACCGAATTTGAAGACCTCGTCCGCGACCTCAGTCTTTATGCCTCTCATATCGAATACGACGACACTGCCTTGACCCGGCTGGAAGATCGGCTCGAGCAATTGAGTCGTCTCAAAAAGAAATATGCGAGCGAAATCGATGTGCTGATCTTGAAACAAGAAGAACTGAAAGGCCTGCTCACGCATTTGGAAAATCAGGAAGATCTGACGATTGAACTCAAAAAGAAGATCGTGCTGCTTAAAAAAGATCTTCTTCAAAAAGCGAAAGAGCTGAGTGCTGTTCGGCTCAAGGCCGCGGAGAAGTTTTCCAAGATTGTGCAAAATCAATTGCAGGATTTGGCGCTTCCGAAGGCCAGTTTTGTCTTGCGCGTAGTCCCTTGGGCCGGGGCATGGGAAGGAGAAGAGTTGGAGAAAAAAATATCCATCCACGGGGCCGACCAGATTGATTTTACTTTTGCCCCCAATGTGGGCGAAGAGGCCAAAAAACTTTCGGACATTGCTTCCGGCGGCGAACTTTCGAGGGTTATTTTAGCCCTGCGTACTGTCCTGCAAAAGGCAAGGCTTTGCGGAACCTTTATTTTTGATGAAATCGATTCCGGCATGAGCGGGACTGCAGCGGAAGTGGTGGGAAAGAAAATTTTTTCCTTGTCTCAAAAGACCCAAGTGATTTGCGTCACGCACCTGCCTCAGGTGGCCAGTTTAGGCCCTCAGCATTATTTCTTATACAAGATTGAAAAGGCGGGTAGGACTTATACCCAACTCAAAATATTGGAGGGAAAACCCAGGGAAGAAGAGATTGCCCGCATGTTTGCCGGTCAGAAAATTACCGCGGAAGCCTTGGCGCATGCGCAGAAATTGTTGAATCCTGTTGCGTGA